One Ciconia boyciana chromosome 9, ASM3463844v1, whole genome shotgun sequence genomic window carries:
- the RBM27 gene encoding RNA-binding protein 27 isoform X2 codes for MIIENVDALKSWLAKLLEPICDADPSALANYVVALVKKDKPEKELKAFCADQLDVFLQKETSGFVDKLFESLYTKSYLPSLEPTKVEAKPAGQEKEEVKEENFQESVEEERDGRKKKYSSPQRSRADSSEQRTREKKRDDGKWRDYDRYYDRSDLYREKSGWRRGRSKSRSKSRGLSRSRSRSRGRSKDRDTSRSVEHRERSKFKSERNDVEGSYNPVSVSPSKSTEQYSSAQSIPSAVTVIAPAHHLENTTESWSNYYNNHSNPSSFGRNPPPKRRCRDYDERGFCVLGDLCQFDHGNDPLVVDEVSLPSMIPFPPPPPGLPPPPGMLLPPLPGPARNMRLPVPQAHPQAPPPVVLPVPRPPLTQSSLINNRDQPGTSAVPSLAPVGARLPPPLPQNLLYTVSEHTYEPDGYNPEAPSITSAGRSQYRQFFTRAQTQRPNLIGLTSGEMDTNPRAANIIIQTEPPIPITNNSSNVTRVVLEPDSRKRSPGSMECPPLKKPWLGKQANNNQNKPGFLKKNQYTNTKLEVRKIPPELNNITQLNEHFSKFGTIVNIQVAFQNDPEAALIQYLTNDEARKAISSTEAVLNNRFIRVLWHRESEQQSPLLQQQQQQTPTQSLHHQLHLQQQALTTTPAVTMHSNLSKVMNKPLASGAYVLNKVPVKRRLGAAGGNQPDLSQSGAVVEDSQTFPTSTSHSKMVYSSSNLKTSMKPGAGSKPHDVQEALKKKQEAMKLQQDMRKKKQEMLEKQIECQKMLISKLEKNKAMKPEERAEIMKTLKELAGKISQLKDELKTSSTTSTPSKLKSKTEAQKELLDAELDFHKRLSSGEDTTELRKKLNQLQVEAARLGILPVGRGKTVPAQGRGRGRGRGGRGRGMLNHMVVDHRPKALTVGGFIEEEKDELLQHFSKFGDIEDLQEEESPLSVVLTFKSRSEAENAANQGSRFKDRRLQISWYKPKVPSVSTEIEEEESKEEETETSDLFLHEDDDDDDEDEDESRSWRR; via the exons ATGATCATAGAGAACGTGGACGCTCTCAAGTCTTGGCTGGCCAAGTTGCTGGAGCCGAT ATGTGACGCAGACCCCTCGGCCCTAGCCAACTATGTTGTGGCGTTAGTCAAGAAAGACAAACcagagaaagagctgaaagctttctgtgctgatcaGCTGGATGTCTTTCTGCAAAAAG AAACTTCAGGTTTTGTAGATAAACTTTTTGAAAGTCTGTACACAAAGAGTTATCTTCCTTCTCTCGAACCCACGAAAGTAGAAGCGAAGCCTGCAGGTCAGGAGAAAGAAGAAGTCAAGGAGGAG aattttcaagAGTCAGTTGAAGAAGAGCGGGatggcaggaaaaagaagtattCCAGTCCACAGAGAAGCCGTGCAGATTCCAGTGAACAAAG aaccagagagaaaaagagagatgatGGAAAATGGAGAGACTATGACAGATACTACGACAGGAGTGACTTGTACAGAGAGAAGTCTGGCTGGCGACGTGGCAGGAGTAAAAGTCGTAGTAAAAGCAGAGGGTTAAGTCGAAGTCGTAGCCGCAGTAGGGGTAGAAGCAAAGACCGTGATACAAGCAGAAGTGTTG agcacCGAGAGAGATCAAAATTCAAGAGTGAAAGAAATGATGTTGAAGGCTCATATAATCCTGTTTCCGTGTCTCCCAGTAAATCTACTGAACAGTATTCCTCTGCACAATCTATTCCCAGTGCTGTTACTGTAATTGCACCTGCGCACCATCTTGAAAACACAACAGAGAGCTGGTCAAATTACTATAACAATCACAGCAATCCCAGTTCATTTGGCAGAAACCCTCCTCCTAAAAGAAGATGTCGAGATTATGATG AGCGAGGATTTTGTGTACTTGGTGATCTTTGCCAGTTTGATCATGGAAATGATCCTTTAGTAGTAGATGAAGTTTCCTTGCCAAGTATGATTCCTTTTCCTCCACCACCTCCGggacttcctcctcctcctggtaTGCTTCTGCCCCCTTTGCCAGGTCCGGCTCGTAATATGAGGTTGCCAGTTCCACAAGCTCATCCACAGGCACCACCTCCTGTTGTGCTTCCCGTACCAA GACCACCTTTAACACAGTCAAGTTTGATAAATAATCGTGACCAGCCTGGGACAAGTGCAGTGCCCAGTCTTGCACCTGTAGGAGCAAGACTACCTCCTCCTTTACCCCAGAACCTGCTGTATACAGTATCAGAAC ATACATATGAGCCAGATGGCTATAACCCTGAAGCTCCTAGTATTACCAGTGCTGGTAGATCTCAGTATCGACAGTTCTTTACAAGAGCACAAACGCAGCGTCCAAATCTAATTGGCCTAACATCTGGGGAGATGGATACAAATCCAAGAG ctgCCAATATTATCATCCAGACGGAACCTCCCATTCCCATTACAAATAATAGCAGCAATGTAACTAGAGTCGTCCTTGAACCAGACAGCAGGAAGAGATCTCCAGGTAGCATGGAGTGTCCACCATTAAAGAAGCCATGGCTGGGAAA GCAAGCAAATAACAACCAGAATAAGCCAggatttttgaaaaagaatcaGTATACTAATACAAAATTAGAAGTTCGAAAAATTCCACCGGAATTGAACAATATTACACAGCTCAATGAACATTTCAGCAAATTTGGAACTATTGTAAACATTCAG GTTGCTTTCCAGAATGATCCTGAAGCTGCTCTCATTCAGTACTTAACTAACGACGAGGCTAGGAAGGCGATTTCCAGCACAGAGGCAGTCCTGAACAATCGGTTTATAAGGGTACTGTGGCACAGAGAAAGTGAACAGCAGTCCccattgctgcagcagcaacagcagcagacaCCCACGCAGTCTCTTCATCACCAacttcaccttcagcagcaagCCCTGACCACGACCCCAGCTGTAACAATGCATAGCAATCTGTCAAAG GTGATGAACAAACCACTGGCGTCTGGTGCCTATGTCCTTAATAAGGTCCCAGTGAAACGTCGCCTTGGGGCAGCAGGTGGAAACCAGCCTGACTTAAGCCAGTCTGGGGCTGTGGTAGAGGATTCTCAG ACTTTTCCTACTTCTACAAGCCACTCAAAAATGGTTTACAGTTCTTCAAACTTAAAGACATCTATGAAGCCTGGCGCAGGGTCTAAACCTCACGATGTGCAAGaagcccttaaaaaaaaacag GAGGCAATGAAACTCCAACAagacatgaggaaaaagaagcaggagatgttagaaaaacaaatagaatGCCAGAAG ATGTTGATATCcaagctggagaaaaataaggCCATGAAACcagaagagagagcagaaataATGAAGACCTTAAAAGAACTAGCAGGAAAAATATCTCAGTTAAAGGATGAATTAAAAACTTCATCTACAACCTCTACACCATCAAAATTAAAGTCCAAGACAGAG GCGCAAAAGGAACTTTTAGACGCAGAGCTGGACTTCCATAAGAGACTGTCTTCTGGAGAAGACACAACTGAATTGCGAAAAAAGCTAAATCAGTTACAAGTAGAG GCTGCCCGTTTAGGCATTTTGCCTGTTGGTCGAGGAAAGACAGTGCCAGCCCAAGGAAGAGGTCGAGGACGGGGTCgtggtgggagaggaaggggcaTGTTGAATCATATGGTCGTAGATCATCGTCCCAAAGCACTAACAGTTGGAGGCTTcattgaagaggaaaaagatgaatTGTTACAGCACTTCTCT aaatttGGAGATATTGAAGACCTTCAAGAAGAGGAGTCCCCCTTAAGTGTTGTTCTAACTTTTAAATCTCGCTCAGAAGCTGAGAAT GCTGCTAACCAAGGATCCCGGTTCAAAGACCGAAGGCTACAGATATCGTGGTACAAACCTAAGGTACCTTCTGTGTCCACAGAAATCGAGGAAGAGGAGTCTAAGGAAGAG GAGACTGAAacctcagatttatttttgcacgaagatgatgatgatgatgacgaaGATGAGGATGAATCCCGTTCCTGGAGAAGATGA